A region from the Pelagovum pacificum genome encodes:
- the greA gene encoding transcription elongation factor GreA — protein sequence MEKIPLTRAGFTKLDAELKHLKSVERPEIIRAISEAREHGDLSENAEYHSAKEKQSFIEGRIKELEGVMSLADVIEVTRMSGPVKFGATVELVDEDTDEERTYQIVGEYEADIENGKLNMKSPLARALIGKEEGDSVEVRTPGGDRAYEILKVSYV from the coding sequence ATGGAAAAGATACCGCTGACCCGTGCCGGCTTCACGAAGCTGGATGCAGAGCTGAAGCACCTGAAATCGGTCGAACGTCCGGAGATCATCCGGGCGATCTCCGAAGCGCGTGAGCACGGCGACCTCAGCGAGAACGCCGAGTACCATTCCGCCAAGGAAAAGCAGTCGTTCATCGAAGGGCGCATAAAGGAGCTCGAAGGTGTGATGTCGCTTGCCGACGTGATCGAGGTCACGCGCATGTCCGGCCCGGTCAAGTTCGGCGCGACCGTCGAGCTGGTCGACGAGGACACCGACGAAGAGCGGACCTACCAGATCGTCGGCGAGTACGAGGCCGACATCGAGAACGGCAAGCTGAACATGAAATCGCCGCTCGCCCGTGCCCTGATAGGCAAGGAAGAGGGTGATAGCGTGGAAGTCCGGACGCCGGGTGGTGATCGCGCCTACGAGATCCTCAAGGTGTCCTACGTCTGA
- a CDS encoding electron transfer flavoprotein-ubiquinone oxidoreductase, which produces MAEIERETMEFDVVIVGAGPAGLSAAIRLKQLDADLNVVVLEKGSEVGAHILSGAVLDPCALNELIPDWQEKGAPITVPVKRDQFYILGEAGAARVPNIAMPPLMNNHGNYIVSMGNVCRWMAEQAEELGVEIFPGFACSELVFDESGTVKGVVAGVMGLNPDGTPGPNYEPGMELHGKYVFLSEGVRGSLSKQVIEKYDLAAGSEPQKYGLGMKEIWEIDPEKHREGTVTHTMGWPLGGNAGGGSFIYHLDNNQVYVGFVVHLNYKNPYLFPYMEFQRFKHHPMVAELLKGGKRVAYGARAITEGGWQSIPQTAFPGGVLLGCSAGLVNVPRIKGNHNAMYSGIHAAEAAVEALKAGRESDVLTEYDTALKSGPVAADLKKVRNVKPFWSKYGLTASLALGGVDMWVNNLFGFSPFGTQKHGKSDAAATEPAASHKPIDYPKPDGVLSFDRLTNVSFSMTNHEESQPSHLKLKDPAIPVAKNLPEYAGPSARYCPAGVYEFVGEGADTKFQINFQNCVHCKTCDIKDPAQNIVWTTPQGGDGPNYPNM; this is translated from the coding sequence ATGGCCGAAATCGAACGCGAGACGATGGAATTCGACGTGGTGATCGTCGGTGCGGGGCCTGCTGGCCTGTCCGCCGCGATCCGGCTCAAGCAGCTCGACGCCGACCTCAATGTCGTCGTGCTGGAGAAGGGCTCAGAGGTCGGGGCGCACATCCTGTCGGGCGCCGTGCTCGATCCCTGCGCGCTGAACGAGCTGATCCCCGACTGGCAGGAAAAGGGCGCGCCGATCACTGTCCCGGTGAAGCGCGACCAGTTCTACATCTTGGGCGAAGCCGGCGCCGCGCGGGTGCCGAACATCGCCATGCCGCCGCTGATGAACAACCACGGCAACTACATCGTCTCGATGGGCAACGTCTGCCGCTGGATGGCCGAGCAGGCCGAGGAGCTCGGCGTCGAGATCTTCCCCGGCTTCGCCTGCTCCGAGCTGGTGTTCGACGAGTCCGGCACCGTGAAAGGTGTCGTCGCCGGTGTCATGGGCCTGAACCCCGACGGCACGCCGGGCCCGAACTACGAGCCGGGGATGGAGCTGCACGGCAAGTATGTCTTCCTGTCCGAAGGCGTGCGCGGGAGCCTGTCGAAACAGGTGATCGAAAAGTACGACCTCGCCGCCGGATCCGAGCCGCAGAAATACGGTCTCGGCATGAAGGAAATCTGGGAGATCGACCCGGAGAAGCACCGCGAAGGCACCGTGACGCACACGATGGGCTGGCCGCTCGGCGGCAATGCCGGCGGCGGCTCCTTCATCTATCACCTTGACAACAATCAGGTTTACGTCGGCTTCGTCGTCCATCTGAACTACAAGAATCCCTACCTGTTCCCCTACATGGAATTCCAGCGGTTCAAGCATCACCCGATGGTCGCCGAGCTGCTGAAGGGCGGCAAGCGCGTCGCCTACGGTGCCCGCGCGATCACGGAGGGTGGCTGGCAGTCCATCCCGCAGACCGCCTTCCCCGGCGGCGTCCTGCTCGGCTGTTCCGCGGGGCTGGTGAACGTTCCCCGCATCAAGGGCAACCACAATGCGATGTACTCGGGCATCCATGCCGCCGAAGCCGCCGTTGAGGCGCTGAAGGCAGGGCGTGAGAGCGATGTGCTCACCGAATACGACACCGCCCTGAAGTCCGGGCCGGTCGCCGCCGACCTGAAGAAGGTACGCAACGTGAAGCCGTTCTGGTCGAAGTACGGCCTGACCGCGTCTCTCGCGCTTGGCGGGGTCGACATGTGGGTGAACAACCTCTTCGGCTTCTCGCCCTTCGGCACGCAGAAACACGGCAAGTCCGACGCGGCCGCGACGGAGCCGGCGGCCAGTCACAAGCCGATCGACTATCCCAAGCCCGACGGCGTCCTGTCCTTCGACCGGCTGACCAACGTGAGCTTCTCGATGACGAACCACGAGGAAAGCCAGCCGTCGCACCTCAAACTCAAGGACCCGGCGATTCCGGTGGCGAAAAACCTGCCCGAATACGCGGGCCCCTCGGCGAGATATTGCCCGGCCGGCGTGTATGAATTCGTCGGTGAAGGGGCGGACACGAAGTTCCAGATCAACTTCCAGAACTGCGTTCACTGCAAGACCTGCGACATCAAGGATCCCGCGCAGAATATCGTCTGGACCACGCCGCAGGGCGGAGACGGACCAAACTATCCCAATATGTAG
- a CDS encoding tetratricopeptide repeat protein, translating into MRKSSLWGTAMAVVLSLSTTYTATAEGNSGAYLAGQHAAHEGDFRSAARYFTTAHQHDRDNPYLIENAIAALAALGDFDQAAELSVTARDLGVSSQIANMVTLTAAAKAGNWDAIFTAIENGQSVGPLVDGLVQAWAFIGKGEAGNAADAFDAVAASPGLRYFGMYHKALGYAVTGDFESAEGVLSLSPEQGMQRTRRSTILRAEVLSHLGRNGEAIQLIDASFGASIDPGLTLLRDALEKGDAVPLSIAADPKEGFAEVFFSVASAVDGEVADSYTLLYTRVAQFMSPNHDEATLKSAELLERLDRFQLASEAYDSVPETSPAFLAAELGRASALREAGDQEEAVVVLQALVEEHNTAMVQASLGDVLRQLGRYDESNEAYTQALALSDENSPSRWFVHYTRGITYERLGQWEQAEADFRTALELEPGQPQVLNYLGYSLVENDSNLDEALDMIRTAAEARPENGSIADSLGWVLYRLGRYDEAVVELERAAELDPMHAVIIDHLGDAYWAVGRKTEAHFMWRRAFSFKPEDDVAARIQDKLEHGLDVVLEREGTTLIRVAHGDSQ; encoded by the coding sequence GTGAGAAAGAGCAGCCTTTGGGGCACGGCCATGGCCGTCGTGCTCAGCCTCTCGACGACTTACACCGCCACCGCTGAAGGAAACTCGGGGGCCTACCTCGCGGGGCAGCACGCCGCGCATGAGGGGGACTTCCGCTCGGCGGCCCGGTATTTCACGACTGCCCACCAACATGACCGGGACAATCCGTACCTGATCGAGAATGCGATCGCCGCGCTCGCCGCGCTTGGCGACTTCGATCAGGCGGCCGAACTGTCCGTTACCGCGCGCGACCTTGGCGTCTCGAGCCAGATCGCCAACATGGTCACGCTGACCGCCGCCGCGAAGGCGGGCAACTGGGACGCGATCTTCACCGCGATCGAGAACGGCCAGAGCGTCGGGCCGCTGGTCGACGGGCTGGTGCAGGCCTGGGCCTTCATCGGCAAGGGTGAGGCGGGCAATGCCGCCGACGCCTTCGACGCCGTCGCGGCTTCGCCGGGCCTCCGCTACTTCGGCATGTATCACAAGGCGCTTGGCTATGCCGTCACCGGCGACTTCGAATCGGCGGAAGGCGTTCTCTCGCTCTCGCCCGAGCAGGGGATGCAGCGCACGCGGCGGTCCACCATCTTGCGCGCCGAAGTGTTGAGCCACCTTGGCCGCAACGGAGAAGCGATCCAGCTGATCGACGCCAGCTTCGGCGCCAGCATCGATCCCGGCCTGACCTTGCTTCGCGACGCGCTGGAGAAGGGCGACGCCGTGCCGCTGTCGATCGCCGCCGACCCGAAGGAAGGTTTCGCGGAGGTCTTCTTTTCCGTCGCCAGCGCCGTCGATGGCGAGGTCGCCGACAGCTATACGCTGCTCTACACCCGCGTCGCGCAGTTCATGTCGCCGAACCACGACGAGGCGACGCTGAAGTCGGCGGAGCTTCTGGAACGGCTCGACCGGTTTCAGCTTGCCAGCGAAGCCTACGACAGCGTGCCGGAGACGAGCCCCGCGTTCCTCGCGGCGGAGCTTGGCCGCGCCAGCGCCCTGCGTGAGGCCGGCGACCAGGAAGAAGCGGTGGTCGTGCTTCAGGCACTGGTCGAAGAGCACAACACGGCGATGGTGCAGGCCTCGCTCGGCGATGTGCTCCGCCAACTTGGCCGCTACGATGAATCGAACGAAGCCTATACACAGGCCCTCGCCCTCAGTGATGAGAACAGCCCGTCCCGCTGGTTCGTGCATTACACCCGCGGCATCACGTATGAGCGGCTCGGCCAGTGGGAACAGGCGGAGGCCGACTTCCGCACGGCGCTCGAACTTGAGCCGGGTCAACCGCAGGTCCTGAACTACCTCGGCTATTCGCTGGTCGAGAACGACAGCAACCTCGACGAAGCGCTCGACATGATCCGCACCGCCGCCGAGGCGCGTCCCGAGAACGGGTCGATTGCCGACAGCCTGGGATGGGTGCTCTACCGCCTCGGCCGTTACGACGAAGCGGTGGTCGAGCTGGAACGCGCGGCGGAGCTCGATCCGATGCACGCGGTGATCATCGATCACCTCGGCGACGCCTACTGGGCCGTCGGTCGCAAGACCGAAGCACATTTCATGTGGCGGCGCGCCTTCTCCTTCAAGCCGGAGGACGACGTCGCGGCGCGCATTCAAGACAAGCTTGAACATGGACTCGATGTCGTGCTCGAACGCGAGGGTACGACACTGATCCGAGTGGCCCATGGCGATAGCCAATAG
- a CDS encoding 4-(cytidine 5'-diphospho)-2-C-methyl-D-erythritol kinase, protein MAIANRPGDPLRITAPAKVNLTLHVTGQRAGGYHDLDSLVAFAGIGDEITARPSTDLSIHVTGQFAEGVPADETNLVYRAAEAYRERHQVAVGAALTLDKVLPHAAGLGSGSSDAAVTLQLLSKLWSVPPLEHGDPILASLGADVPVCYAGPAPLRMSGIGDRLSYLPKLPDFALVLVNPRVSVPTAECFEAMEKRNNPEMDAVPHDLDFDGLCEWLNRQRNDMTAAATGIAPEIGTALDRLRRQPLVKYATMSGSGATCVGVVKDMDHARRAARAMQVAEMSWWVAPAPVLS, encoded by the coding sequence ATGGCGATAGCCAATAGACCGGGTGATCCCCTCCGGATTACCGCCCCTGCCAAGGTAAACCTCACGCTGCACGTCACCGGGCAGCGTGCGGGTGGCTATCACGACCTCGACAGCCTCGTCGCCTTCGCCGGCATCGGGGACGAGATCACTGCGCGCCCGTCGACGGACCTGAGCATCCATGTCACCGGTCAGTTCGCGGAAGGTGTCCCGGCGGACGAGACGAACCTCGTCTACCGCGCCGCGGAAGCCTACCGGGAGCGCCACCAGGTCGCTGTCGGCGCAGCGCTGACCCTCGACAAGGTGCTGCCGCATGCCGCCGGCCTGGGCAGCGGATCCTCCGATGCCGCCGTAACGTTGCAGCTCCTGTCGAAACTCTGGTCCGTGCCGCCGCTGGAACATGGCGACCCGATCCTCGCCTCGCTCGGCGCGGATGTGCCGGTCTGTTATGCCGGCCCTGCCCCGCTCAGGATGAGCGGGATCGGCGATCGCCTGTCCTACCTGCCGAAGCTGCCCGATTTCGCGCTCGTCCTTGTCAATCCGCGAGTCAGCGTGCCGACGGCGGAGTGCTTCGAAGCGATGGAAAAGCGGAACAATCCCGAGATGGACGCCGTGCCGCACGACCTAGATTTCGACGGTCTGTGCGAATGGCTGAACCGTCAGCGTAACGACATGACCGCCGCCGCGACCGGAATCGCGCCCGAGATCGGCACCGCGCTGGATCGGCTGCGCCGCCAGCCACTTGTGAAATACGCCACGATGTCCGGGTCCGGCGCGACCTGCGTCGGCGTGGTCAAGGACATGGACCACGCCCGCCGCGCCGCGCGCGCGATGCAGGTGGCCGAGATGAGCTGGTGGGTCGCCCCGGCGCCGGTGCTCAGCTGA
- a CDS encoding polyprenyl synthetase family protein produces the protein MSLDHAASKPHERLADALSEELTAVNALIRERMASEHAPRIPEVTAHLVEAGGKRLRPMLTLAAARLCGYDGPYHIHLAATVEFIHTATLLHDDVVDESAQRRGRPTANLLWDNKSSVLVGDYLFAGSFLLMVECGNLEVLRILSAASATISEGEVLQLTAARNLSTSEEIYLRVIRGKTAALFSAATEVGGVIAGQDEATVTALRDYGDALGISFQIVDDLLDYWGTDATGKNVGDDFRERKITLPVIKAVAAADDEERAFWQRTIERGKQEDGDLETAIGLLGKHGALEATRSEAIAWSQRAKEALAVLPDSELKVMLADLADYVVARIS, from the coding sequence ATGAGCCTCGATCATGCCGCCAGCAAGCCCCACGAGCGGCTCGCAGACGCACTGTCGGAAGAGTTGACGGCGGTCAACGCGCTGATCCGGGAGCGGATGGCGTCGGAACATGCGCCGCGCATTCCCGAAGTCACCGCCCACCTTGTCGAGGCCGGCGGCAAGCGCCTGCGCCCGATGCTGACGCTCGCGGCGGCCCGGCTCTGTGGCTACGACGGGCCATATCATATCCACCTCGCCGCGACGGTGGAGTTCATCCACACCGCGACGCTGCTGCATGACGACGTGGTCGACGAGAGCGCGCAGCGGCGCGGTCGCCCGACGGCGAACCTGCTGTGGGACAACAAGAGCTCGGTCCTCGTCGGGGATTACCTGTTCGCGGGATCGTTCCTGTTGATGGTCGAGTGCGGCAACCTCGAGGTGCTGCGCATCCTCAGCGCCGCGTCCGCGACGATCTCCGAGGGCGAGGTTCTGCAGCTCACCGCTGCCCGGAACCTGTCGACCAGCGAAGAGATCTACCTGCGCGTGATCCGCGGCAAGACCGCCGCGCTGTTCTCTGCCGCGACCGAAGTCGGGGGCGTGATCGCCGGGCAGGACGAGGCGACGGTGACGGCGCTGCGGGACTACGGCGACGCGCTCGGCATTTCCTTCCAGATCGTCGACGACCTGCTCGACTACTGGGGCACGGATGCGACCGGCAAGAACGTCGGCGACGACTTCCGTGAGCGGAAGATCACGCTGCCGGTGATCAAGGCGGTGGCCGCCGCCGACGACGAGGAACGGGCCTTCTGGCAGCGCACGATCGAGCGTGGCAAGCAGGAAGACGGCGACCTTGAGACGGCCATCGGTCTGCTTGGCAAGCACGGAGCATTGGAAGCGACTCGGTCTGAGGCGATCGCATGGTCGCAGCGGGCGAAAGAGGCACTGGCCGTGCTGCCCGACAGCGAACTTAAGGTCATGCTCGCCGACCTGGCCGACTACGTCGTGGCCCGGATCAGCTGA
- a CDS encoding putative signal transducing protein: protein MKELLRSNDPTVIAFAKALLGGEGIDCFEMDVNMSVLEGSIGILPRRLMVASADYDRAARAMRDNDIEL, encoded by the coding sequence ATGAAAGAACTGCTCCGCAGCAACGATCCGACCGTAATTGCCTTCGCCAAGGCCTTGCTTGGCGGCGAGGGTATAGACTGCTTCGAGATGGACGTAAACATGAGCGTCCTCGAGGGATCCATCGGCATTTTGCCACGGCGGCTGATGGTCGCGTCCGCGGACTACGACCGCGCCGCACGTGCCATGCGGGACAATGACATCGAGCTTTGA
- a CDS encoding tRNA1(Val) (adenine(37)-N6)-methyltransferase, translating to MDPILLAAAVRALPGQSVLELGCGVGTAILALASRIPGARCDALEIQPFYADLARRNAVENGLALNVAVGDVAQPPVEVRSHSYDQVLMNPPYFESRFGTGSADTGRDVALRGPAPMAAWIETAVRRLSPKGELTLIQRIERLPETLAALDSRMGRVQVLPLAARADRAPHLFILKARKGARTPFELCPPLVMHDGARHLQDGDDYRPEIRAVLREGAELSFPH from the coding sequence GTGGACCCCATCCTACTCGCCGCCGCGGTGCGCGCCCTGCCCGGCCAGTCCGTACTGGAGCTTGGCTGTGGCGTGGGTACCGCCATCCTCGCCCTTGCCAGCCGTATACCCGGCGCCCGCTGCGATGCGCTCGAGATCCAGCCTTTCTATGCCGATCTGGCCCGGCGCAACGCGGTCGAGAACGGTCTGGCGCTGAACGTGGCGGTCGGCGACGTCGCGCAGCCGCCGGTCGAGGTTCGGTCCCACAGCTACGACCAGGTCCTGATGAACCCGCCCTATTTCGAGAGCCGCTTCGGCACCGGGTCGGCGGATACCGGCAGGGACGTCGCGCTGCGCGGTCCAGCCCCGATGGCCGCGTGGATCGAGACGGCGGTGCGCCGCCTGTCGCCGAAAGGTGAACTGACACTCATCCAGCGAATCGAACGTCTGCCGGAAACGCTTGCCGCACTGGACAGCCGGATGGGGCGGGTGCAGGTCCTGCCGCTCGCCGCGCGGGCCGACAGGGCGCCGCATCTCTTTATTCTGAAGGCCCGGAAAGGTGCGCGGACGCCGTTCGAGCTTTGCCCGCCGCTCGTCATGCATGACGGTGCGCGCCACCTTCAGGATGGTGACGACTACCGCCCCGAAATCCGCGCGGTCCTGCGCGAAGGGGCAGAATTGTCTTTTCCACATTAA
- a CDS encoding YdcH family protein — protein MSLSSHLVELKKKHQTLSDAVEAAQRSPSTDDLEVATLKKQKLQIKEQIQRLSA, from the coding sequence ATGAGCTTGAGTTCTCACCTTGTCGAGCTGAAGAAGAAGCACCAGACCCTCTCGGACGCCGTGGAAGCGGCGCAGAGAAGCCCCTCCACAGACGATCTCGAAGTTGCGACGCTGAAGAAACAGAAGCTCCAGATCAAGGAACAGATCCAGAGGCTTTCCGCCTGA
- the phbB gene encoding acetoacetyl-CoA reductase: MARTALVTGGSRGIGAAISKALKEAGYDVAATYAGNDEKARAFTDETGIRTFKWDVSDYEACKAGIAEVEEAMGPVEVLVNNAGITRDAPFHRMTPQQWTEVIDTNLSGLFNMTHNVWPGMRERKFGRVISISSINGQKGQFAQANYAAAKAGDIGFTKALAQEGARAGITVNVIAPGYINTEMMSTIPEKVMNEVILPAIPVGRLGEAEEVARCVVFLASEDAGFITGSTLTANGGQYLV, from the coding sequence ATGGCACGCACCGCACTCGTTACCGGGGGCAGCCGCGGCATCGGCGCAGCAATCAGCAAGGCGCTGAAGGAGGCGGGATACGACGTCGCGGCGACCTACGCGGGCAACGACGAGAAGGCGAGGGCCTTCACGGACGAAACCGGGATCCGCACGTTCAAGTGGGACGTTTCGGACTACGAGGCCTGCAAGGCCGGCATCGCCGAAGTCGAGGAGGCGATGGGCCCGGTCGAGGTTCTGGTCAACAATGCCGGCATCACTCGCGACGCACCGTTCCATCGGATGACGCCGCAGCAGTGGACCGAGGTGATCGACACCAACCTCAGCGGGCTCTTCAACATGACGCACAACGTCTGGCCCGGTATGCGCGAGCGCAAGTTCGGGCGCGTCATCAGCATCTCGTCGATCAACGGTCAGAAGGGCCAGTTCGCGCAGGCCAACTACGCCGCCGCGAAGGCCGGCGACATCGGCTTTACCAAGGCGCTCGCGCAGGAGGGCGCACGGGCCGGGATCACCGTGAACGTCATCGCACCGGGTTACATCAACACCGAGATGATGAGCACGATTCCTGAAAAGGTGATGAACGAGGTGATCCTGCCCGCGATTCCGGTCGGCCGCCTCGGCGAGGCGGAAGAGGTTGCGCGCTGCGTGGTCTTCCTCGCGTCTGAGGATGCCGGCTTCATCACCGGCTCGACCCTGACCGCGAACGGTGGCCAGTACTTGGTCTGA
- a CDS encoding patatin-like phospholipase family protein, producing MAGTLPRFDQLVFSGGGLRCFWQGGFLDEVRDVIGLEPDRLAGVSGGAMTLVGFMSRRGPQVLDVMCDRFADRDTNIAWDSMGEDGLTPHQRMYREAMAQVIDDHVLRDVAEGRPAQILIGHPPVHKAPKWSGSAAAVAYEAELHSVGSPHFSWAEKFGVTTTFVNANQAARDGTLLDLVCAAATIPPVFEPPLWNGKPVIDGGMSDQAPMPDPHEGETLVMLTRVYDGLEPVEGRFYIQPGAETPADKIDFTDPQKLRDTWDAGVEDGRRFLKENGY from the coding sequence ATGGCCGGAACACTCCCCCGCTTCGATCAGCTCGTCTTCTCCGGCGGGGGGCTGCGCTGTTTCTGGCAGGGCGGTTTCCTCGACGAGGTGCGCGATGTGATTGGGCTCGAGCCCGATCGCCTGGCCGGCGTTTCGGGCGGAGCGATGACGCTGGTCGGCTTCATGTCGCGCCGTGGGCCTCAGGTGCTGGACGTGATGTGCGACCGGTTCGCGGATCGGGACACCAACATCGCCTGGGACTCCATGGGCGAGGACGGGCTGACCCCGCACCAGCGCATGTATCGCGAAGCGATGGCGCAGGTCATCGACGACCACGTCCTGCGCGACGTGGCTGAAGGGCGCCCGGCACAGATCCTCATCGGTCACCCGCCGGTTCACAAGGCACCGAAGTGGTCCGGCAGCGCCGCGGCGGTCGCCTACGAGGCGGAATTGCACTCTGTCGGTTCGCCCCATTTCTCTTGGGCGGAGAAGTTCGGTGTCACCACAACCTTCGTGAATGCGAACCAGGCGGCCCGCGACGGGACGCTGCTTGATCTCGTCTGCGCCGCCGCAACGATCCCGCCTGTCTTCGAGCCGCCGCTCTGGAACGGCAAGCCCGTGATCGACGGCGGCATGTCGGACCAGGCGCCGATGCCTGATCCGCACGAGGGCGAAACCCTCGTGATGCTGACCCGCGTCTACGATGGGCTGGAGCCCGTGGAGGGGCGTTTCTACATCCAACCGGGGGCCGAGACACCGGCCGACAAGATAGACTTCACGGATCCGCAGAAACTGCGCGACACTTGGGACGCCGGTGTGGAGGATGGCCGGCGATTTCTGAAGGAAAACGGATACTGA
- a CDS encoding acetyl-CoA C-acetyltransferase, with protein MTNVVIASAARTAVGSFGGSFANTPAHDLGAAVLEALVARAGIDKADVSETILGQVLTAAQGQNPARQAHINAGLPKESAAWGINQVCGSGLRAVALGAQHIMLGDASVVAAGGQENMSMSVHAQNLRQGHKMGDVTYIDTMIRDGLWDAFNGYHMGQTAENVAEQWQITREQQDEFALASQNKAEAAQNAGKFDDEVIAYTIKGRKGDTVVDKDEYIRHGATIEGMQKLRPAFTKDGTVTAANASGINDGAAGALLMSADEAEKRGIEPLARIASYATAGLDPSIMGTGPIPASRKALEKAGWSVDDLDLVEANEAFAAQACAVNKDMGWDPSIVNVNGGAIAIGHPIGASGARVLNTLLFEMKRRGAKKGLATLCIGGGMGVAMCLERP; from the coding sequence ATGACCAACGTCGTCATCGCGTCCGCCGCCCGGACCGCCGTGGGGAGCTTCGGTGGCAGCTTCGCCAATACCCCCGCGCATGATCTTGGCGCCGCCGTACTTGAGGCGCTCGTCGCCCGCGCCGGGATCGACAAGGCCGACGTCTCCGAGACGATCCTCGGCCAGGTCCTGACCGCCGCGCAGGGCCAGAACCCGGCGCGTCAGGCCCACATCAACGCCGGTCTGCCGAAGGAAAGCGCCGCCTGGGGCATCAACCAGGTCTGCGGCTCCGGCCTCCGCGCCGTGGCGCTGGGCGCGCAGCACATCATGCTCGGCGATGCCTCGGTCGTGGCCGCCGGCGGTCAAGAAAACATGTCCATGTCGGTCCACGCCCAGAACCTGCGGCAAGGCCACAAGATGGGCGACGTCACCTACATCGACACGATGATCCGCGACGGCCTGTGGGACGCCTTCAACGGTTACCACATGGGCCAGACGGCGGAGAACGTGGCCGAGCAGTGGCAGATCACCCGCGAACAGCAGGACGAATTCGCCCTCGCCTCTCAGAACAAGGCCGAGGCCGCGCAGAACGCCGGCAAGTTCGACGACGAGGTCATCGCCTACACGATCAAGGGCCGCAAGGGCGACACGGTCGTCGACAAAGACGAGTATATCCGCCACGGCGCGACCATCGAAGGGATGCAGAAGCTGCGCCCGGCCTTCACGAAGGACGGAACGGTTACCGCCGCCAACGCGTCCGGCATCAATGACGGCGCCGCCGGTGCACTGCTGATGTCCGCCGACGAGGCCGAGAAGCGCGGGATCGAACCGCTGGCCCGGATTGCATCCTACGCGACGGCCGGCCTCGACCCGTCGATCATGGGCACCGGCCCGATCCCGGCGAGCCGCAAGGCGCTGGAAAAGGCGGGCTGGTCCGTCGACGACCTCGACCTCGTCGAAGCGAACGAGGCGTTCGCAGCGCAGGCCTGTGCCGTGAACAAGGACATGGGCTGGGACCCGTCCATCGTGAACGTCAACGGCGGCGCAATCGCCATCGGTCACCCGATCGGGGCCTCGGGCGCGCGCGTCCTCAACACCCTGCTGTTCGAGATGAAGCGGCGCGGTGCGAAGAAGGGCCTCGCCACGCTCTGCATCGGCGGCGGCATGGGCGTCGCCATGTGTCTCGAGCGTCCCTGA
- a CDS encoding EAL domain-containing protein — MIEFEDTSVAREAPDPLSFALGWREFDTPRMVTAAIAAGNCALTYQPVKRREDEATAFYEGLIRLKDHSGRLLPAAAFIDAVEETEIGRDLDTLALRLAFDMLRENGGMRLSVNVSARSLGDRAWRRTLEDNLSSHPMLGERLILELTERSAMLLPELVLRFMEEMQPRGVAFALDEFGSGATSFRHLKRFYFDLVKLDRSFTANIHRDADNQVMVQALLSIAHQFDMFAVATGVEKEEEAGWLRSAGMDCLQGYWIGTPRFSL, encoded by the coding sequence ATGATCGAATTCGAAGACACTTCAGTCGCGCGAGAGGCGCCCGATCCGTTGAGCTTCGCCCTCGGCTGGCGGGAGTTCGATACGCCCCGGATGGTGACGGCCGCGATCGCGGCGGGCAATTGCGCGCTGACCTATCAGCCCGTCAAGCGACGGGAGGATGAGGCGACGGCCTTCTACGAAGGGCTGATCCGCCTGAAGGATCACAGCGGCCGATTGCTGCCCGCCGCCGCCTTCATCGACGCGGTCGAAGAGACGGAGATCGGGCGCGACCTCGACACGCTCGCACTGCGTCTCGCCTTCGACATGCTGCGGGAGAACGGCGGGATGCGGCTCTCCGTCAACGTTTCCGCGCGGTCGCTCGGCGACCGGGCCTGGCGGCGCACGCTCGAGGACAACCTGTCGAGCCACCCGATGCTTGGCGAGCGGCTGATCTTGGAGCTTACCGAACGGTCCGCGATGCTTTTGCCGGAACTGGTCCTGCGCTTCATGGAGGAGATGCAGCCGCGCGGCGTCGCCTTCGCGCTGGATGAGTTCGGGTCCGGCGCGACATCCTTCCGACACCTGAAACGCTTCTACTTCGACCTCGTGAAACTGGACCGCAGCTTCACCGCCAACATCCACCGCGATGCAGACAACCAGGTCATGGTGCAGGCACTTCTGTCCATCGCACATCAATTCGACATGTTCGCCGTCGCCACCGGCGTCGAGAAGGAGGAGGAGGCGGGATGGCTCCGATCGGCCGGTATGGATTGCCTGCAGGGGTACTGGATCGGCACGCCCCGCTTCTCCCTTTAG